GCTGCGGATGGGCGTCAATTCCTGGGCCGCACCGACCGGCGCCGCCAGGCAAGCCAGCAGCGCCAGGAACGCGGGGAACTTGTGCCACGACTGGATCATCGAGTGAGGGCCCCTGGTTCGGGTTCCGGGGACTCGGGCGGAAGGCATGCCCGCATGGGGCGGAACGCGAGGGACGGCGTTCCGCTAGTCCGACAGCTTTTCGGCTTCGTCCACCAGCATCACGGGAATGTCGTCCTCGATGCGGTAGCGCAGCCGGCACGCGCGGCAGGTCAAGGTGGCCTTCTCGCGGTCGTACTCGAGGTCGCCCTTGCAGGCGGGACAGACCAGGATCTGGAGGAGGTCTTCGCTCAGCGCCATGGACACCCCGTGGCGGCTCCGGCCCCCGCCGACGGGCGGGCCCGGGTGCCGCAACCTTAGTAAACCGTTCCGCGGCCCGGGGTTCCCGGGCCGCGGGGGCAATCTACCACGCCTTGCCCGGGGGGGTCAACGCTGCGGGGTCCAGCGCGCTCATGCCCATGGCGAGGTACTTCTCGCGCCGGCGCCGGATCAGCTCCTCGGGGGGCATCTCCCACAGGCGCCTGAGGTTCCGGAGCACCGCCTCGCGCACCCGCTGGCGGGCCACCTGTGGATCGCGGTGGGCCCCGCCCGCCGGCTCGGGGACCACCTCGTCCACCACGCGCAGGTCCACCAGGTCCCCCGAGGTGAAGCGGAGCGCCTCGGCCGCCTCGGCCGCCTTGGTGGCGTCGGACCACAGGATCGAGGCGCAGCCTTCGGGGCTGATCACCGAGTAGAACGCGTACTCCAGCACCAGCACCACGTCCGCCACCGCGATGCCCAGCGCACCGCCACTGCCGCCTTCGCCGGTGACCACCACCACGAACGGGGCGCGCATCTGGAGCATCTCGCGCAGGTTGCGCGCGATGGCCTCGCTGATGCCCCGCTCCTCGGAGCCGATGCCGGGGTAGGCCCCCGGCGTGTCCACGAAGGACACCAGCGGCACGCGGAACTTGCCCGCCATGTGGAACATGCGCAGCGCCTTGCGGTAGCCCTCCGGATGGGACATGCCGAAGTTGCGCCGGACATTCTCCTTCACGTCCGCGCCGCCCTTCTGCTGGCCCATCCACACCAGGGGCATTCCCGAGGCCAGGCCGATGCCGGTCACCAGGCCGGGGTCGTCGCGGAAGTTCCGGTCGCCGGCCAGCTCCATGGACTCGTCGCACAGGGTGGCCACGTAGTCCAGGGTGGTGGGACGGCCGGAGTGCCGCGCCAGCTGCACCCGCTGCCACGGCGTCAGTCGCGCGAAGATCTCGCTGCGCAGCCGCTCCGCCTTGAGTTCCAGACGGCGCAGTTCCCCGCCCACTTCCAGGTTCTGGCCCTCGGCGAAGCCGCGCAGGCTCTCGATCTGAGCGTCCAGCTCGGCCAGTGGTTTTTCAAAGTCGAGTAGCGCCATGTCCTAGCGCGCGGCAGCCGCCCCGGCCCGCCGCATTCCTCCCTTGACGTGTACCCGGGACCGGCCCAGGTGACGCTCCAGTCCGGCCAGCAGCTCGGGGCAGACGGCCACCGAGTCACCGATCTGGATCTTCACCCGGCCCCCGCCCGGTTGCAGGACGTGGAAATACACCGGGGTGGGCCCGCGGCTCCCGGCGATGACTTCCTTGATGCGCTCCAGCCAGTCCTGGGCCCGCGGAGGGGACGTCAGGTCCAGGTGCAACTCCTGCGCAGTATACCGGTCCTTTGCCTCATCGAGGGAAAGAACCTCGTCCACGTACAGCTTGGGCGCCTCGTCCTCCCGGGAGGTGGTGCGGCCCCGGATCCACACCAGCGCACCCTCCGCCAGCGCGGTGCGGGCCTTCTCGAACACGTCCCCGAAGACCATGGCCTCCACGGCGCCGGTGAAGTCCTCCACGGTGGCGCGGGCCATGGGCCGGCCCTTGCGGTCGGTCCGCGTCGAGACCGTGTTCACCACCGCCACCAGGCGCACCTCGCCCGACTTCTCGCCCCCGGTGATGTCCGCGGCGGTGGCGTTGCCCATGCCGGCGACCTCGTGACGCACGCCGTTCATCGGGTGGTCG
Above is a window of Candidatus Eisenbacteria bacterium DNA encoding:
- a CDS encoding Trm112 family protein; amino-acid sequence: MALSEDLLQILVCPACKGDLEYDREKATLTCRACRLRYRIEDDIPVMLVDEAEKLSD
- a CDS encoding acetyl-CoA carboxylase carboxyltransferase subunit alpha is translated as MALLDFEKPLAELDAQIESLRGFAEGQNLEVGGELRRLELKAERLRSEIFARLTPWQRVQLARHSGRPTTLDYVATLCDESMELAGDRNFRDDPGLVTGIGLASGMPLVWMGQQKGGADVKENVRRNFGMSHPEGYRKALRMFHMAGKFRVPLVSFVDTPGAYPGIGSEERGISEAIARNLREMLQMRAPFVVVVTGEGGSGGALGIAVADVVLVLEYAFYSVISPEGCASILWSDATKAAEAAEALRFTSGDLVDLRVVDEVVPEPAGGAHRDPQVARQRVREAVLRNLRRLWEMPPEELIRRRREKYLAMGMSALDPAALTPPGKAW